Proteins encoded by one window of Streptomyces sp. NBC_01707:
- a CDS encoding DNA polymerase III subunit alpha → MGGGVHLHVASGYSARYGASHPHDLVARAAERGITTLALTDRDTVTGIVRFAKAAMAAGVRPVLGVDVAVAPHTPAGRAARPRTPVRGGAHVAEAPLRVTLLAQDLSGWGRLCRVVSAAHATASGGPPIVAWPVLHQYADRSLTILLGPVSEPIRALSAGRPDIAEQLLVPWRELAGPNLRLEVLHWGLEGLGPGSLRLAAHTLGLADRLSIPAVLTNAVRYADPTQHRIADVLDSARLLRPIDRRRLDCGERWLRDPVEMAATADRICAAAGAGPGRAAELLAVTAQTAEQCAIDPVADLGLGTPHFPEPTVVGAAPGAGGAMRLLRQRCEAGMVARGLDRDRRAVEQLDYELGIIGRLGFEAYFLAVAQVVADVRDMGIRVAARGSGAGSMVNHSLFVATANPLEHRLLFERFLSERRASLPDIDVDVESARRLEVYDRIFERFGSERVAVTGMPETWRARHALRDTGLALGLPPRTVDRIAKSFPHIRACDIRGALKELPELRQLAAEADSYGPLWELAEGLDALPRGIAMHPCGVILSNATLLDRLPVQPTPGGQYPMVQADKEDVEDLGLLKLDVLGVRMQSAMAHAVTEIRRTTGRQIDLDNPDHVPLDDQFAFALIQDSDTVGMFQLESPGQQDLVGRLQPRDPQDVIADISLFRPGPVQGGMPALYIAARHGAAPVYPHPDLEPVLQDTYGVTIWHEQIIDILAVMTGCDRALAEVARRALADEKRLPKLEVWFREKAGARGYSTEVVDEVWEIVASFGAYGFCRAHAVAFAVPALQSAWLKAHHPAALYAGLLEHDPGMWPLRVIVADARRHNVPVLPVDVNRSAPAHQVEQTDTGFGVRLSLSSVKGISEDQVARIAAGQPYNSLQDFWQRAHPALAIAERLIQIGALDQLKGDQTRRDLLLQAAELHRHTRTRPGAGQLPIDDTLMTAGPSGLREMSSRETLDAELSVLKIDVSQHLMEHHHRLLREIGATDAKHLNAMHPGQQVLVAGVRASTQTPPIPSGKRVIFVTLEDGFGLVDIAFFEDSHEACAHTIFHNGLLLVRGTVEARGPRRTVVGQMAWDLEALAAARRDHGPQAVLDLLGRREPAPTPAQPADVPARTLTNGTAGAKLHPYADLQPAGTRSADLGRLGHRSPGSAG, encoded by the coding sequence ATGGGTGGTGGTGTGCACCTGCATGTCGCCAGCGGCTACTCCGCCCGCTACGGCGCTTCCCACCCGCACGACCTGGTCGCCCGTGCCGCCGAGCGCGGCATCACCACGCTCGCGCTGACCGATCGCGACACCGTCACAGGCATCGTCCGCTTCGCGAAAGCCGCCATGGCAGCGGGCGTGCGGCCGGTTCTCGGCGTGGACGTCGCGGTCGCCCCGCACACCCCGGCCGGCCGCGCCGCCAGACCGCGGACGCCGGTGCGCGGCGGCGCCCACGTTGCCGAGGCACCGCTGAGAGTCACGCTCCTCGCGCAGGACCTGTCCGGGTGGGGTCGGCTGTGCCGGGTCGTGTCGGCCGCCCACGCGACCGCTTCCGGCGGCCCGCCGATCGTGGCCTGGCCAGTGCTCCACCAGTACGCAGACCGGAGCCTCACGATCCTGCTCGGGCCCGTGTCGGAACCGATCCGGGCCTTGTCGGCCGGGCGTCCGGACATCGCTGAGCAGCTCCTGGTGCCGTGGCGGGAGCTCGCCGGGCCGAACTTGCGCCTGGAGGTCCTCCACTGGGGGCTCGAAGGCCTCGGCCCCGGATCGTTGCGGCTCGCCGCCCACACCCTCGGCCTGGCCGACCGGCTCTCCATCCCCGCGGTGCTGACGAACGCGGTGCGCTACGCCGACCCCACTCAACACCGGATCGCGGACGTCCTGGACTCGGCCCGGCTGCTGCGGCCGATCGACCGGCGGCGCCTGGACTGCGGCGAGCGCTGGCTCCGGGACCCAGTCGAGATGGCGGCTACGGCGGATCGGATCTGTGCGGCCGCCGGTGCCGGCCCGGGTCGCGCGGCGGAGCTGCTCGCCGTGACCGCACAGACCGCTGAGCAGTGTGCGATCGATCCGGTCGCCGATCTTGGGCTCGGTACCCCGCACTTTCCCGAGCCGACCGTGGTCGGCGCTGCGCCGGGTGCGGGTGGGGCGATGCGGCTGCTGAGGCAGCGGTGCGAGGCCGGGATGGTTGCCCGCGGCCTGGACCGTGACCGGCGGGCGGTCGAGCAACTCGACTACGAGCTCGGCATCATCGGCCGGCTCGGTTTCGAGGCCTACTTCCTCGCTGTTGCTCAGGTGGTTGCCGACGTCCGTGACATGGGGATCCGGGTCGCCGCCCGCGGTTCCGGCGCCGGTTCCATGGTCAATCACTCCTTGTTCGTGGCTACAGCGAACCCGTTGGAGCACCGGTTGTTGTTCGAGCGGTTCCTGTCGGAGCGTCGGGCCTCGTTGCCGGACATCGACGTCGATGTGGAGTCCGCCCGTCGCCTGGAGGTGTACGACAGGATCTTCGAGCGGTTCGGCTCGGAGCGGGTCGCGGTGACGGGGATGCCGGAGACCTGGCGGGCGCGTCATGCGCTTCGTGACACCGGCCTTGCCCTGGGGCTGCCGCCGCGGACGGTCGACCGGATCGCGAAGTCCTTCCCTCACATCCGGGCCTGCGACATCCGCGGAGCGCTCAAGGAGCTGCCCGAGCTGCGACAGCTGGCAGCGGAGGCTGATTCGTACGGTCCGTTGTGGGAGCTCGCCGAAGGGCTCGATGCGCTGCCGCGTGGGATCGCGATGCACCCGTGCGGTGTGATCCTTTCGAACGCGACGTTGCTGGACCGCCTGCCGGTGCAGCCGACGCCGGGTGGGCAGTACCCGATGGTCCAGGCCGACAAGGAAGATGTCGAAGACCTCGGTCTGCTCAAGCTCGACGTGCTCGGGGTGCGGATGCAGTCGGCAATGGCGCACGCCGTCACCGAGATCCGCCGCACGACCGGGCGGCAGATCGACCTCGACAATCCTGACCACGTGCCGCTGGACGACCAGTTCGCCTTCGCCCTGATTCAGGACTCAGACACCGTGGGGATGTTCCAGCTCGAGTCGCCCGGTCAGCAGGACCTGGTCGGTCGGCTCCAGCCCCGCGACCCACAGGACGTCATCGCCGACATCTCCCTGTTCCGGCCGGGTCCGGTGCAGGGCGGGATGCCCGCGCTCTACATCGCCGCCCGGCACGGCGCCGCCCCCGTCTACCCGCACCCCGATCTCGAACCGGTCCTCCAGGACACGTACGGGGTGACGATCTGGCACGAACAGATCATCGACATCCTGGCCGTGATGACCGGCTGCGACCGTGCCCTGGCCGAGGTCGCCCGACGCGCACTCGCCGACGAGAAGCGCCTCCCCAAGCTCGAAGTGTGGTTCCGGGAGAAGGCCGGCGCCCGCGGCTACAGCACGGAGGTCGTGGACGAGGTGTGGGAGATCGTCGCCTCGTTCGGCGCGTACGGGTTCTGCCGCGCGCACGCCGTCGCTTTCGCGGTACCCGCCCTCCAGTCGGCATGGCTCAAGGCCCATCACCCTGCCGCGCTGTATGCGGGGCTGCTGGAGCACGACCCCGGCATGTGGCCGCTGCGTGTGATCGTCGCCGACGCTCGCCGCCACAACGTGCCCGTGCTGCCCGTCGACGTGAACAGATCCGCGCCCGCGCATCAGGTCGAGCAGACCGACACAGGCTTCGGCGTCCGACTCTCGCTGTCCTCTGTGAAAGGCATCAGCGAGGATCAGGTTGCCCGGATCGCTGCTGGCCAGCCCTACAACTCCCTGCAGGACTTCTGGCAGCGGGCCCACCCGGCGCTAGCGATCGCCGAACGACTGATCCAGATCGGCGCGCTCGACCAGCTCAAGGGCGACCAGACGCGGCGTGACCTGCTGCTCCAGGCCGCCGAGCTCCACCGCCACACCCGTACCCGTCCCGGCGCCGGACAGCTCCCGATCGACGACACTCTTATGACCGCCGGGCCGTCCGGGCTGCGGGAGATGAGCAGCCGCGAGACTCTCGACGCCGAACTCAGCGTGTTGAAGATCGATGTCTCCCAGCACCTGATGGAGCACCACCACCGGTTGCTGCGGGAGATCGGTGCCACCGATGCCAAGCACCTCAACGCGATGCACCCCGGTCAGCAGGTCCTGGTCGCCGGGGTTCGTGCTTCCACTCAGACGCCGCCCATCCCGTCCGGCAAGCGCGTCATCTTCGTCACCCTCGAAGACGGCTTCGGGCTGGTCGACATCGCGTTCTTCGAGGACTCCCACGAGGCGTGCGCGCACACCATCTTCCACAACGGACTGCTGCTCGTCCGCGGCACCGTCGAAGCCCGAGGCCCTCGCCGGACGGTTGTTGGGCAGATGGCCTGGGACCTCGAAGCCCTCGCTGCGGCCCGACGTGATCACGGCCCCCAGGCCGTCCTCGACCTCCTCGGCCGCCGCGAACCCGCACCCACTCCCGCCCAGCCGGCCGACGTACCGGCCCGGACGCTCACGAACGGGACTGCCGGGGCCAAGCTCCATCCGTACGCCGACCTCCAGCCCGCCGGCACCCGCTCCGCCGACCTCGGTCGGCTCGGCCACCGCAGCCCCGGCAGCGCCGGATGA
- a CDS encoding NUDIX hydrolase, translating into MTNVHLPPAEYYATLPRILAAAGAVIRDADGRVLLVRPSYRDHWEIPGGALDPGEDVRQTCQREVKEELGLDLVPGRLLVVDWMPERPGSRPRPPLCNFLFDGGTLTEEEARLQVRLAAGELTDWKLAALGEWDTLLPPHMVRRLHACSRALTQGTTAYLHHGFDPSV; encoded by the coding sequence ATGACCAATGTGCATCTGCCTCCCGCCGAGTACTACGCCACCCTCCCCCGGATCCTCGCTGCGGCGGGGGCGGTCATCCGCGACGCCGACGGCCGGGTCCTCCTGGTGCGGCCGTCGTACCGCGACCACTGGGAGATTCCGGGCGGTGCGCTGGACCCGGGCGAGGACGTCAGGCAGACCTGTCAGCGCGAGGTCAAAGAGGAGCTGGGCCTCGACCTCGTCCCGGGGCGCCTGCTGGTCGTCGACTGGATGCCCGAGCGGCCCGGCAGCCGTCCACGTCCCCCGTTGTGCAACTTCCTCTTCGACGGCGGCACGCTCACCGAGGAGGAGGCCCGGCTGCAGGTGCGCCTGGCCGCCGGTGAACTCACCGACTGGAAGCTGGCGGCGCTCGGGGAGTGGGACACCCTCCTGCCGCCGCATATGGTCCGCCGCCTTCACGCGTGCTCCCGCGCCCTGACCCAGGGCACGACCGCCTACCTGCACCACGGATTCGACCCCTCCGTCTGA
- a CDS encoding antitoxin MazE7: MADTTVRINTDTRDRLAALAKARGMSLAGYLEELSQQEEQQALLGRATAAFNEAIERPGVLEAFDEAFGGLPEAPARSSRAA, from the coding sequence ATGGCTGACACGACCGTACGGATCAACACGGACACGAGAGACCGCCTCGCGGCCCTCGCCAAGGCGCGGGGCATGAGCCTGGCCGGCTACCTCGAAGAGCTCTCCCAGCAGGAGGAGCAGCAGGCGCTGCTCGGGCGCGCGACCGCCGCGTTCAACGAAGCGATCGAGCGCCCCGGCGTGCTCGAGGCCTTCGACGAGGCGTTCGGCGGCCTGCCCGAGGCTCCGGCTCGTAGCAGCCGGGCGGCCTGA
- a CDS encoding toxin Doc, giving the protein MNLFIDIRWLLDRQERLLGKDLEIRDYSGMVAAVARHRVNTPHLDLADPDAYWRAAALLDTIVLTRPLPARNELYGYAVALAYIEASGESVDPDPQPWKQLILDIKALRLDTFDIADRLRSWRTP; this is encoded by the coding sequence TTGAACCTGTTCATCGACATCCGGTGGCTCCTGGACCGGCAAGAGCGTCTGCTCGGTAAGGACCTGGAAATCCGGGACTACTCGGGAATGGTGGCGGCCGTCGCCCGGCATCGGGTGAACACTCCGCACTTGGACTTGGCCGATCCCGACGCCTACTGGCGGGCGGCCGCACTCCTCGACACGATCGTGCTCACGCGCCCGCTCCCGGCCCGCAACGAGCTCTACGGGTACGCGGTCGCCCTGGCGTACATCGAGGCCTCCGGCGAGAGCGTCGACCCGGACCCGCAGCCGTGGAAGCAGTTGATCCTCGACATCAAGGCGTTGCGGCTGGACACCTTCGACATCGCCGACCGGCTGCGGTCCTGGCGCACCCCGTAG
- a CDS encoding PIN domain-containing protein, whose translation MPEGRDDRTGPGRCDSVRHGPRRKQQPNGEEPRAALRSERAVGCYVLLEITPNVLAAAARLRNQYRSLRLNLSDAVAMALAVAYDTECVLTVDNREFRSVPLTSHTALRLLPAKPV comes from the coding sequence ATGCCGGAGGGGCGCGATGACCGTACCGGACCGGGACGTTGCGATTCGGTTCGACACGGACCGAGACGAAAGCAGCAGCCGAACGGGGAGGAGCCCCGTGCAGCACTTCGCTCAGAACGAGCCGTCGGCTGCTACGTCCTGCTCGAGATCACCCCCAACGTTCTCGCTGCCGCCGCCCGCCTGCGGAATCAGTACAGGTCACTGCGGCTCAACCTCTCGGACGCCGTCGCGATGGCGCTCGCAGTCGCCTACGACACCGAATGCGTGTTGACCGTCGACAACAGGGAATTCCGTAGCGTCCCCCTGACCTCGCACACCGCACTCCGCCTGCTCCCGGCCAAACCTGTATAA